DNA from Streptococcus parasuis:
ATTAATTGATATTTTTATTCCCCTCATTCAAAGAAAGGGGTAGGAGGAGTTTTTTATGAAACACATTATGTTAGTTTGTAACGCAGGTATGTCTACAAGTATGCTTGTAACTAAGATGCAAAAAGCAGCAGAAGAAACAGGGGTTGAAGCAACTATTTGGGCTGTTCCAGTATCTGAAGCCGATAATGAAGTTGCTCAAAAAGAGATTGATGTATTACTCTTAGGTCCACAAGTAAAATTCCTATTGAACGACTATAAGGCAAAATTTGAGCCAACTATTAAGGTAGATGCTATCAATATGATGGATTACGGAGTGATGAACGGAGCTAAGGTGCTAGAGGCTGCCCTAAAAATGATGGAGGGGTAGTATGAATTCTCCAGAGTATCTTGAAGCGATTATGGGGCTAATCATGTACGGTGGTGAAGCAAAGGGCTTCGCTAGCCAGGCGATTCGAGCAGCCAAAGAAGGTCGTATTGACGAAGCGGAACAGCTGCTCCAAGACGCAACAGCTTCATTGAATATTGCCCATAAATCACAAACACAATTATTAGCAAAAGAAGCAAGTGGAGAGTCTGTTGAATTATCTTTGTTAATGGTACATGGACAAGATCACTTGATGAATGCTTTGACATTTATTGATTTAGCGAAAGAGTTCGTAGATCTTTATAAACAGATTGGATAATTATAGGAGGACTGGGTTATGAAGCTATCAAAAATAGGTCAAGTTCCAATTGAGCGACTTTTCGCTACTATTCGCCAATCCTTAAAAGATGATTTTCAGCAAAATACGGGTTCCACCTTGCAAGATCAAGACATTACCCAGGGACTTACTTATACTAAAACATTTGGTGATAAAGGACAACATAGTGTCAAGGTAACTGTCGAAGAGTTTACAGCTCCTTATTGCTATGCAGTTTGTTTCCATTCTAATCGAGGAAAAGAGCATGTTCGCTACCAGTTAGAGGATTTAGGAAATGCTCAAACCAATATAGAATATTCTTATGAGATGGAGGCTGGTGATATTTTTGTAAAAGGTAATCAATTTCTCATGGAAAAAATCTTTTCAAAAAGTATAAAACGTCAGACAAACGCCCAGTTAGAAGCACTGATTCGTTGCTCAGTTGAGCCGGTATCAGTTTAACATTTAGGACATATAAAACAAAAAATAGAAAAGGAGACAGAATATGTCAAATATTTCTGAGAAATTCATGGAAATATCTGGGAAAATTGGTTCGCAACGGCATTTGATTGCGATTCGTGATTCCTTTATTTCTATGATGCCCATTACGATGGCAGGTACAGTAGCCGTTCTATTGAACGTCTTTCTGAGAGACATCCCAAATAATATGGGATGGACTGGTTTTGCTGAGGCCATGCAACCAGTGATAGATATAAATGGCTACGTTTATTTTGGAACCATCGGGATTATGGCACTTGTATTTGCCTTTACCTTTGGTTATAATTTATCACTCATGTATAAGGTGAATCCTTTAGCAGGTGGTTTAATTTCCTTTGCATCATTCATCTCTACTATTCCTCAAAGTGTAACGATTTCCACTACTTTAGACGGAGTTGATAAGTCAGTTGTTTCTGCTTTGGAAGGTTTGGGATTATCCATTGTGACGACAGATGGAGTTTCAGCCTTGGAAACAAGCCAGTGGGGAGCTATCGCCTTGAAATATGGCGGTGCAACAGGTTTATTTACAGCACTGTTTATTGGATTTCTCGCTACATGGGTCTATGCAAGTCTTGTAAAACGGAATGTCATTATTAAATTGCCAGATTCTGTTCCACCGGCAGTTAATAAGGCCTTTGCTGCCATAATCCCTGGTACTGCTGCGATTTATGCGTCATCCATTGTGGCATATCTTGTCTTTGCCCTAACTGGACAATCTTTGAGCGATGTTGTATCAACTTATATTCAGTTGCCACTTCTTGGCCTGTCACAAGGCTTGGGCTCTGTCGTTCTTTTAACTTTCCTTGTACAGCTTTTCTGGTTCTTCGGTCTCCATGGTCACAATGTCTTGGCACCGATTATGGATGGCATTTACGGTATTGCATTAAATGAAAACACTGCTATTTACAATGCGACTCACAGTGCGGCAAACTTGCCTTGGCTTTGGACTCGTGGTTCCTTCGATGCCTATGCTCAAATGGGTGGATCAGGGGTGACTCTAGCTTTGATTATTGCTATTTTCCTCTTCTCCAAACGAGAAGAATACAAAATGGTAGCTAAATTATCTGCTCCAATGGGGGTATTCAATATTAATGAACCAATTACCTTTGGTATTCCAATGGTATTGAATCCACTGTTTGTTATTCCATGGCTAATTGTTCCACCAGTATGTGCATCTATCGCATATTTAGCGACAGCAGCTGGCCTAATCCCACCTGTTTTCCTTGCAGTTCCATGGATTACCCCTCCAGGACTCTACGCTTATCTAGCAACAGGTGGTAACATTATGGCTGCGTTGGTTTCACTATTCAACCTCTTTGTTGCCTTCCTGATTTGGACACCATTTGTTATTGCAGCCAATAAGGTTAAGGCTGGTGAGGAATAATGTTTTCCAAGAACAGATCTCCCTTCTTACTGGCGTTAGGATTTTTCCTCATTGCCATTAGTCCGCTTTATGGGAATAAATATCTAAACATTATATCTGGTTTGGTCTTTATTCTAATCAGTGTACTTAGGAGTAGGAGAAAATAATTACACTAAATAGAAAACGACTTCCGTATTAGAGGTCGTTTTTGTATGTACGACGGGCATGTCGTACATCTGAGGTGAAAGTCCTCCGTGGACACCCGCTACCGGTGAACCCCAAAGCGACTCCCAAGCCTGACTATCGTGAGGTAGCGGGGAGAGGAAGGGATAGCGAAATCGTGGCTCTACGAACAGAAACGTGATAACAAGGCGTATATAGGGGATGAGGGGGCATACAACTCTAAAGTCCAAAAAGGTAGTCGTAACCTATAGACGTAAATCACGAGAGTAAACGAGGAAAGATGTACGACTTATCCCGTGAGGTCTCATGAGCGTCAAAGACGTAGTAACAACGAATCATGAGAAGTCAGCCGAGGCCATAGTAGCGATGAAACTTCTGTAATAGAGGTGGAGCGAAGGGCTGAATATTTCAACAGTCAGGGGAGTGACTGTTGAAAGTTTGACATTGAAAATAAAGGCTGTCAAACCGAAGTATACCTACTTCACTTGTGTCTGTAAAACTAGCGGTCTGATAGAACTGGGTGCGGTCACGTATTGACTAGAGGAAAGTTCACCAATATAAGACGTCCCTCAGACACCGAAACAAGAAAGGAATACGCACATGTCACA
Protein-coding regions in this window:
- a CDS encoding PTS sugar transporter subunit IIB, which codes for MKHIMLVCNAGMSTSMLVTKMQKAAEETGVEATIWAVPVSEADNEVAQKEIDVLLLGPQVKFLLNDYKAKFEPTIKVDAINMMDYGVMNGAKVLEAALKMMEG
- a CDS encoding PTS lactose/cellobiose transporter subunit IIA is translated as MNSPEYLEAIMGLIMYGGEAKGFASQAIRAAKEGRIDEAEQLLQDATASLNIAHKSQTQLLAKEASGESVELSLLMVHGQDHLMNALTFIDLAKEFVDLYKQIG
- a CDS encoding DUF3284 domain-containing protein — its product is MKLSKIGQVPIERLFATIRQSLKDDFQQNTGSTLQDQDITQGLTYTKTFGDKGQHSVKVTVEEFTAPYCYAVCFHSNRGKEHVRYQLEDLGNAQTNIEYSYEMEAGDIFVKGNQFLMEKIFSKSIKRQTNAQLEALIRCSVEPVSV
- a CDS encoding PTS sugar transporter subunit IIC, translated to MSNISEKFMEISGKIGSQRHLIAIRDSFISMMPITMAGTVAVLLNVFLRDIPNNMGWTGFAEAMQPVIDINGYVYFGTIGIMALVFAFTFGYNLSLMYKVNPLAGGLISFASFISTIPQSVTISTTLDGVDKSVVSALEGLGLSIVTTDGVSALETSQWGAIALKYGGATGLFTALFIGFLATWVYASLVKRNVIIKLPDSVPPAVNKAFAAIIPGTAAIYASSIVAYLVFALTGQSLSDVVSTYIQLPLLGLSQGLGSVVLLTFLVQLFWFFGLHGHNVLAPIMDGIYGIALNENTAIYNATHSAANLPWLWTRGSFDAYAQMGGSGVTLALIIAIFLFSKREEYKMVAKLSAPMGVFNINEPITFGIPMVLNPLFVIPWLIVPPVCASIAYLATAAGLIPPVFLAVPWITPPGLYAYLATGGNIMAALVSLFNLFVAFLIWTPFVIAANKVKAGEE